One window from the genome of Rufibacter tibetensis encodes:
- a CDS encoding alanine racemase: protein MSFLDQISEPTLLLNEQIARANIRRMVEKAQRQNVRLRPHFKTHQSWQVGEWFREEGITAITVSSVKMAQYFARHGWQDITVAFPLNRRQLPQITELALQITLNLTVTSADDVLFLREHLTAPVNVWVKADTGYGRTGIRTEDTTALDNVLKELALTQQHTFLGFLAHAGHSYKARGVEAIAAVHQQTLEKMRTLKNHYLSDWPHLQLSIGDTPSCSAMEDFSGMNEIRPGNFVFYDLMQNLISSCQIEDIAVAMACPIVALHPDRNEVILYGGSVHFSKDALPQQDGGVIFGLVVPLTENGWGAPLPDTALVSLSQEHGIVRTTPELFSQFKIGGLMGVLPVHSCLTADVARSYLTLQGKQLEHLSGIIV from the coding sequence ATGTCCTTCCTTGATCAAATCTCCGAACCCACCCTCCTGCTGAACGAACAAATTGCCCGCGCCAACATCCGCCGGATGGTAGAGAAAGCGCAGCGGCAAAACGTTCGGCTGCGTCCACATTTCAAAACACACCAGAGTTGGCAAGTAGGTGAATGGTTTAGAGAAGAAGGCATTACGGCTATTACCGTTTCCTCCGTTAAGATGGCGCAGTACTTCGCCCGACATGGCTGGCAGGACATTACCGTTGCTTTTCCGTTGAATCGCCGACAATTGCCCCAAATCACAGAACTGGCGCTACAGATCACGCTGAACCTGACTGTCACTTCCGCCGATGACGTGTTATTTCTGCGCGAGCATTTGACAGCACCGGTAAACGTGTGGGTGAAGGCAGACACTGGCTACGGCCGCACCGGCATCAGAACCGAGGATACCACTGCCCTTGATAATGTTTTAAAAGAATTGGCGCTAACGCAGCAGCATACGTTTCTGGGCTTTTTGGCGCATGCAGGTCATTCCTACAAAGCCCGCGGAGTAGAGGCCATTGCCGCCGTACACCAGCAAACCTTAGAGAAAATGCGCACCCTCAAGAATCACTACCTTTCTGACTGGCCCCACCTGCAACTTTCTATTGGTGATACGCCCAGCTGCAGCGCTATGGAAGATTTCAGCGGCATGAACGAGATCCGGCCCGGTAACTTTGTCTTCTATGATCTCATGCAAAACCTCATTAGCTCCTGCCAGATAGAAGACATTGCTGTAGCTATGGCCTGCCCCATAGTAGCCCTGCACCCAGACCGCAACGAAGTCATTCTCTACGGCGGCTCTGTGCATTTCTCTAAAGATGCCTTACCACAGCAGGATGGTGGCGTCATCTTCGGGCTAGTAGTGCCTTTGACAGAGAATGGCTGGGGAGCGCCTTTGCCAGACACAGCATTAGTTTCATTATCCCAAGAGCATGGTATTGTGCGCACCACGCCGGAGTTGTTTTCGCAGTTTAAGATTGGTGGATTGATGGGTGTGCTGCCGGTGCATTCCTGTTTGACGGCAGACGTAGCTAGAAGCTATCTTACATTGCAAGGAAAGCAGTTGGAGCATTTGAGTGGAATAATTGTTTAA
- a CDS encoding PAS domain S-box protein, protein MKQTDESKASLAPHASNPDQPIGQEVDALQQARKQVEFLQLELAKAQQELSQMKALAGSSHIGLTASSDTIESPVQSPRVLSLELLGKQVLEKAATPGSTLEEIVAFCLAGVEKLHKGMYCSCLRLQGAKLYNIASPSLPEGIFSNDGIPIGQQAGSCGTAAFLGQKVIASDITTDPRWQAHYPYVLAYGFKASWSFPLVGSNQKVLGTVAAYYKEVKSPTPEEEESLESIRNLLQLILENKLTECELRQSNERYYYATVATKDAIWDLDIINYRIEWGVGFEKLFGFKVKEFGPEVDIWAAHVHPDDLERVEASLWNVINSKDLEHWRDEYRFRKADGVYTYVEDQGTLLRDEMGRPVRMVGALQDVTEQKLIEEELRKLSLVARETINAVIIMKPDSTIQWINPAFTRIFGYTLEEIEGRKPIDFLVGPETDSETLQYLRKEFEDLEPLELEIVQYTKAREKLWCKLQIQALLTPQGQVESIFALLTDVTQRKAEEEQLRLMESVITNSKDGIIISKVVSTDPQRLEAIFVNQAFTQMTGYTPEEALGKDPAFLNCPETDVKTIQEVQQCMQTGQPSESELESCRMDGSRFWTQLLLIPMFDSRQQLTHWISLLRDITNRRKYMQEREVLISELTQNNADLKQFTFITSHNLRAPLANLTGIANLIDTEAIPEGRNRILIEKFKESTVQLNTIIDDLLEVLVIKDNPHTNKEQVNLQEAFEKVVMSVDGLMTDVDVHLTTDFSQVQTVYYNAGYLHSILLNLLTNAIKYRSPDRDLHIDVKAENVNGKQTLYFSDNGLGIDLNRFGERIFGLYQRFHYHKDSKGMGLYIAHSQAKAMGGNLSVQSEVDKGATFILEF, encoded by the coding sequence ATGAAGCAAACAGATGAAAGCAAGGCGTCTCTCGCGCCCCATGCATCTAATCCAGACCAGCCCATAGGGCAGGAAGTGGATGCATTGCAGCAAGCCAGAAAGCAGGTAGAATTCTTGCAACTGGAACTAGCCAAAGCGCAGCAGGAATTGTCTCAGATGAAAGCCTTGGCCGGTTCATCTCATATTGGTCTAACAGCTTCTTCTGATACGATAGAAAGCCCTGTCCAAAGTCCTAGGGTACTCTCTTTGGAACTTCTGGGGAAACAGGTGCTGGAAAAGGCTGCCACTCCTGGAAGTACCTTAGAAGAGATAGTCGCGTTCTGCCTTGCTGGCGTAGAGAAGTTGCACAAAGGCATGTACTGCTCCTGCTTACGGTTACAGGGAGCTAAACTTTATAACATTGCGTCCCCCAGTTTGCCAGAGGGTATCTTTAGTAATGACGGTATTCCTATCGGGCAGCAGGCTGGTTCTTGCGGTACAGCAGCGTTTTTGGGGCAGAAAGTGATTGCCAGTGACATCACCACAGACCCGCGTTGGCAGGCGCATTATCCTTATGTGCTGGCTTACGGGTTTAAAGCTAGCTGGTCTTTCCCATTGGTGGGATCAAATCAGAAAGTGCTGGGTACCGTTGCCGCCTACTACAAAGAAGTAAAAAGCCCCACGCCCGAAGAAGAAGAGTCCTTGGAGAGTATCCGGAACCTGCTTCAGTTGATTCTGGAAAATAAACTAACAGAGTGTGAATTGCGCCAAAGCAATGAACGCTACTACTATGCCACGGTAGCCACCAAAGACGCCATCTGGGATCTGGACATCATCAACTATAGAATTGAATGGGGGGTAGGGTTTGAGAAACTGTTTGGGTTTAAGGTAAAAGAATTTGGACCTGAAGTTGATATCTGGGCCGCGCACGTGCACCCTGATGATTTGGAAAGGGTAGAGGCCTCTTTGTGGAATGTCATCAACAGCAAAGACCTGGAACACTGGCGTGATGAGTACCGGTTCAGGAAAGCCGATGGGGTGTATACTTATGTAGAAGACCAGGGTACCCTCCTCAGAGATGAAATGGGAAGACCGGTGAGAATGGTTGGTGCCCTTCAGGATGTGACAGAGCAAAAGCTTATTGAGGAAGAACTGCGTAAACTGTCCCTGGTGGCCCGGGAGACTATAAACGCAGTCATCATCATGAAGCCAGATTCCACTATTCAATGGATCAACCCTGCCTTCACCAGAATCTTTGGGTATACACTTGAGGAGATAGAGGGAAGAAAACCAATTGACTTCCTGGTGGGGCCGGAAACAGATTCAGAAACCCTGCAGTACCTGCGTAAAGAATTCGAGGATCTTGAGCCCCTGGAGCTGGAGATTGTTCAGTACACAAAAGCCAGAGAAAAACTGTGGTGTAAACTGCAGATCCAGGCTTTGCTTACTCCCCAGGGGCAGGTAGAAAGTATATTTGCCCTATTAACCGACGTCACCCAAAGGAAAGCCGAGGAGGAACAACTGCGTTTGATGGAGTCTGTCATCACTAACAGCAAAGACGGCATTATCATAAGTAAAGTAGTTTCTACCGATCCTCAGAGATTAGAGGCTATTTTCGTGAATCAGGCTTTCACCCAAATGACGGGGTATACACCAGAAGAAGCCTTAGGGAAAGATCCGGCTTTCCTGAACTGCCCTGAAACCGATGTGAAAACCATTCAGGAGGTTCAGCAATGCATGCAAACCGGCCAGCCCAGTGAATCAGAACTGGAAAGCTGCCGCATGGACGGAAGCAGGTTCTGGACCCAGTTGCTGCTCATTCCTATGTTTGACAGCAGGCAGCAACTCACCCATTGGATTTCACTTCTGCGTGACATCACCAACCGCCGGAAATACATGCAGGAGCGGGAGGTGCTTATTTCAGAACTAACCCAGAACAACGCAGATCTAAAGCAATTCACTTTTATTACCTCCCATAATCTTCGGGCACCGCTGGCTAATCTCACTGGAATCGCTAATTTGATTGACACCGAGGCCATTCCGGAAGGTAGAAACCGGATTCTGATTGAAAAATTCAAGGAATCAACGGTGCAGCTGAATACCATCATTGATGATTTGCTTGAGGTTTTGGTCATCAAGGACAATCCGCACACAAACAAAGAGCAGGTAAACCTACAGGAGGCTTTTGAAAAAGTAGTGATGTCTGTAGACGGTCTTATGACCGATGTGGATGTGCACCTCACCACTGATTTTTCACAGGTTCAAACAGTCTATTATAATGCTGGGTACCTGCACAGCATCTTGCTAAACCTGCTGACCAATGCCATCAAATACCGGTCTCCTGACCGTGACCTGCACATAGACGTTAAAGCTGAAAACGTAAACGGTAAACAAACGCTATACTTTTCAGACAACGGCTTAGGAATTGATTTAAACCGGTTTGGGGAGCGGATCTTTGGGTTGTACCAACGGTTCCACTACCACAAAGACAGCAAAGGCATGGGGCTGTACATTGCGCATTCGCAAGCCAAAGCCATGGGTGGGAACCTGAGCGTACAGAGCGAAGTAGACAAAGGAGCCACTTTTATCCTTGAATTCTAA
- a CDS encoding LOG family protein has translation MTKLRKSSKTKLHDETTNVGSGTTIIQPNANDNKVESLQEAKKIAKQDSNFSSEDDKRIREAFTDKNWNEIKIADSWQIFKVMSEFVEGFEKMAKIGPCVSIFGSARTKPDNPYYIMAEEIAAKLVRHGYGVITGGGPGIMEAGNKGAHSEGGRSVGLNIQLPFEQFNNIYIDPDKLINFDYFFVRKVMFVKYAQGFIGMPGGFGTLDELFEAITLIQTKKIGKFPIVLVGKKYWQGMFDWIKDVMLTQESNISPEDLDLVSIVDNATDAVKVIDEFYSKYLLSPNF, from the coding sequence ATGACGAAGTTAAGAAAATCAAGCAAAACCAAGCTGCACGATGAAACCACTAACGTTGGCAGCGGTACCACTATTATTCAGCCCAATGCCAATGACAACAAGGTTGAATCTTTACAGGAAGCAAAAAAGATAGCCAAGCAAGATTCAAACTTCTCCAGTGAAGATGACAAGCGCATTAGAGAGGCTTTTACTGATAAAAACTGGAACGAAATTAAAATAGCAGATTCCTGGCAGATCTTCAAAGTGATGTCTGAGTTTGTGGAAGGCTTTGAGAAAATGGCCAAAATAGGGCCTTGTGTGTCTATCTTCGGATCTGCCAGAACTAAGCCCGATAACCCGTATTACATCATGGCCGAAGAGATTGCCGCTAAACTGGTGCGCCATGGCTACGGTGTGATCACTGGCGGAGGACCGGGTATTATGGAAGCTGGTAACAAAGGCGCGCACTCAGAAGGCGGGCGCTCCGTGGGGTTGAACATCCAGTTGCCGTTTGAGCAATTCAACAACATCTACATTGACCCAGACAAGCTCATCAACTTTGACTACTTCTTTGTGCGCAAGGTGATGTTCGTGAAATACGCCCAAGGCTTTATTGGAATGCCGGGTGGTTTTGGAACCCTGGACGAGTTGTTTGAAGCCATCACCCTTATTCAAACCAAGAAGATTGGCAAGTTCCCGATTGTACTGGTAGGCAAGAAATACTGGCAGGGCATGTTTGACTGGATCAAAGACGTGATGCTCACTCAGGAAAGCAACATCAGCCCCGAAGATCTGGATCTGGTGAGCATTGTAGACAACGCCACTGATGCGGTGAAGGTGATTGATGAATTCTACAGCAAATATCTGTTGTCTCCAAACTTCTAA
- a CDS encoding ABC transporter ATP-binding protein: protein MSVLEIKELVAGYDERVLIRNLSFLVPEPAFVAIIGHNGSGKSTFLKTLTGQVPYQGQILVQGQPFVSRSGAIARALSYLPQKNNVAFPIKVHELVVMGLFRQKRLLDHYTSADYAYADATLAHLHISHLSQRTFTDLSGGEQQMVWLAQLMLQDAPITLLDEPTQQLDVYHKKRVFDLMVSWVREEQKTVLCITHDLLNLLPLEGYLLNISQPQPRLERITPEVVLKHQRFLEEKAVLSV, encoded by the coding sequence TTGAGCGTCTTAGAAATAAAAGAACTGGTTGCGGGGTATGACGAGCGCGTCTTAATCCGCAACCTTTCTTTTTTAGTACCTGAACCAGCGTTTGTAGCCATTATTGGGCACAACGGAAGCGGCAAATCTACTTTCCTGAAAACCCTGACCGGCCAGGTACCTTACCAAGGTCAGATTCTGGTGCAAGGACAGCCATTTGTTTCACGCTCAGGAGCCATTGCGCGGGCTCTCTCTTACCTGCCGCAGAAGAACAATGTGGCCTTTCCTATCAAAGTGCACGAGTTGGTAGTAATGGGGCTCTTTAGGCAAAAGCGGCTTCTGGACCACTACACCTCCGCTGACTACGCCTATGCTGATGCCACTTTAGCCCATCTGCACATTTCCCACCTAAGCCAACGTACTTTCACAGACCTTTCCGGCGGAGAGCAGCAAATGGTTTGGCTGGCGCAGTTGATGCTGCAAGACGCTCCCATTACCCTGCTGGATGAACCCACCCAACAACTAGACGTGTACCACAAGAAACGGGTCTTTGATTTGATGGTGAGTTGGGTGCGGGAAGAACAGAAAACCGTGCTTTGCATTACCCATGATTTGCTTAACCTGCTCCCCTTAGAGGGTTATCTCCTGAACATCTCACAGCCTCAACCCAGGCTTGAGCGCATCACTCCAGAGGTAGTACTAAAGCACCAGCGTTTTCTGGAGGAGAAAGCGGTCTTGAGTGTTTAA
- a CDS encoding 2-C-methyl-D-erythritol 4-phosphate cytidylyltransferase has product MLSTLLKKYAIVVAGGSGSRMQAAMPKQFLPIAGEPVLMHTLRRFHAFDPDMLLVVVLPEAEILTWQNLCATHQFTLPHQVTAGGKSRFQSVKNGLEVLAQEEDGVVAVHDGVRPFIDNALLTAAYTTAAESGAAVVAVSLKESIRRVRGASSKAVNRTAYRLVQTPQCFRLPLLRRAYAQPEIPLFTDDASVVERFGHKIQLVEGSFRNIKLTTPEDIVLAEAFLLQERNSVKEG; this is encoded by the coding sequence ATGCTTTCAACTCTTTTGAAGAAATACGCCATAGTGGTAGCCGGTGGTTCTGGCAGCAGAATGCAGGCAGCTATGCCCAAACAGTTCCTTCCCATAGCTGGTGAGCCCGTGCTCATGCACACCCTCAGAAGGTTCCATGCGTTTGACCCAGACATGCTGCTAGTGGTGGTGTTGCCTGAGGCTGAAATCTTAACGTGGCAAAATCTGTGTGCAACCCACCAGTTCACGCTTCCCCACCAGGTAACGGCAGGAGGAAAGAGCAGATTCCAATCAGTGAAGAATGGGTTGGAGGTTTTGGCGCAGGAAGAAGATGGTGTAGTAGCCGTGCATGATGGGGTACGACCTTTCATTGACAATGCCCTTTTAACAGCCGCTTATACTACTGCCGCCGAAAGCGGAGCTGCGGTGGTGGCGGTATCTTTGAAAGAATCTATCAGAAGAGTGCGAGGTGCCAGTTCCAAAGCGGTAAACCGCACCGCTTATAGGTTGGTGCAAACTCCCCAGTGTTTCCGGTTGCCTCTGTTGCGCCGTGCCTATGCCCAGCCAGAAATACCCCTCTTCACCGATGACGCTTCCGTAGTGGAACGGTTCGGGCATAAAATTCAACTGGTGGAAGGAAGCTTCCGCAACATCAAACTAACTACTCCAGAAGATATAGTCTTGGCCGAGGCTTTCCTATTGCAGGAGCGTAACTCCGTGAAGGAAGGTTAA
- a CDS encoding DUF2795 domain-containing protein yields the protein MYWTLELASYLEDAPWPATKDELIDYSIRSGAPMEVVENLQALEDDGQPYESIEEVWPDYPTKEDFMFNEDEY from the coding sequence ATGTATTGGACACTTGAACTTGCCTCTTATTTGGAAGATGCGCCTTGGCCAGCTACCAAAGATGAATTAATTGACTATTCTATCCGTTCTGGCGCCCCTATGGAAGTGGTAGAAAACTTACAGGCTTTGGAAGACGATGGTCAGCCTTATGAGAGCATTGAAGAAGTTTGGCCGGATTATCCTACCAAAGAAGACTTCATGTTCAACGAGGATGAGTACTAA
- a CDS encoding PepSY-associated TM helix domain-containing protein, producing the protein MTDSTKRQKQARVLRDFRKVHRLTGALLFVFFFVISITGLLLGWKKHTGGVILAKTYTGTSTNLKDWLPVDSLTTNAFQAIKDSLGQNVSLTLDRIDMRPDKGTVKFLFVEKYLGVQLDASTGKLLHLETRRADFIENLHDGTILDKLFGVDSGVLKVMYSTIMGVALLIFTVTGFWLWYGPKRMKQEKPKVVSKPSGPKPGRPVRSV; encoded by the coding sequence GTGACCGATTCCACCAAAAGACAGAAACAGGCCCGCGTTCTCCGCGACTTCCGGAAAGTACACCGGTTGACTGGCGCCTTGCTGTTTGTCTTTTTCTTTGTCATTTCCATCACTGGCCTTTTGCTGGGTTGGAAAAAGCATACTGGCGGTGTGATTCTGGCTAAAACTTACACGGGCACCTCCACTAATCTGAAAGACTGGCTCCCGGTAGACAGCCTTACCACCAACGCCTTTCAGGCCATCAAAGACTCCTTAGGCCAAAACGTTTCCCTTACGCTGGACCGCATAGACATGCGTCCTGACAAAGGCACCGTCAAATTCCTCTTCGTGGAAAAGTACCTGGGCGTACAACTAGATGCATCCACCGGCAAGCTCCTGCACCTGGAAACCCGTCGCGCCGACTTCATTGAAAACCTCCATGACGGCACCATTCTAGATAAGCTTTTCGGGGTAGATAGCGGCGTATTGAAAGTAATGTACAGCACCATCATGGGTGTGGCCCTGCTCATCTTTACCGTCACCGGCTTTTGGCTTTGGTACGGTCCCAAACGCATGAAACAGGAGAAACCCAAAGTAGTCTCTAAGCCGAGCGGCCCAAAACCAGGCAGGCCTGTCCGTTCTGTGTAG
- the queA gene encoding tRNA preQ1(34) S-adenosylmethionine ribosyltransferase-isomerase QueA codes for MKLSEFKFDLPNDLMASHPAPNRDEARMMVIHRDSGKIEHKVFKDIIGYFDDGDVMVTNNTKVFPARLYGNKEKTGAKIEVFLLRELDKRIHLWDVLVDPARKIRVGNKLYFGDSDLVAEVIDNTTSRGRTIKFLYDGPDEEFYKVVHSLGETPLPKYIKREPEPEDEERYQTVYAEITGAVAAPTAGLHFTREVLKRLELKGVDVAPVTLHVGLGTFRQVDVEDLTKHKMDSEQFFVNETTAQIVNKALDSKKRVCAVGTTTMRALESSVSANSRLKPNEGWTDKFVFPPYDFKIANSLITNFHMPESTLLMMAAAFGGYELIMEAYNTAIKEKYKFFSYGDVMLIL; via the coding sequence ATGAAGTTATCAGAGTTTAAATTTGACCTGCCCAATGACCTGATGGCCAGTCATCCGGCCCCCAACCGTGATGAAGCCAGAATGATGGTGATCCACCGTGACAGCGGCAAGATAGAACATAAAGTCTTCAAAGACATCATTGGTTATTTTGATGACGGTGATGTGATGGTGACCAATAACACCAAGGTGTTTCCGGCCCGTTTGTATGGAAACAAAGAGAAAACCGGTGCCAAGATTGAAGTGTTCTTGCTGCGTGAATTGGACAAGCGTATTCACCTGTGGGATGTGTTGGTAGATCCGGCCCGTAAAATCAGGGTTGGAAACAAACTCTACTTTGGCGACAGTGACCTGGTAGCGGAAGTGATAGACAACACTACTTCCCGTGGCCGCACCATCAAGTTCCTGTATGACGGACCAGACGAGGAGTTCTACAAAGTGGTGCATAGCCTAGGCGAAACCCCGCTTCCTAAATACATCAAACGCGAGCCAGAGCCAGAAGACGAAGAGCGTTACCAAACGGTATATGCTGAGATCACGGGTGCAGTAGCTGCTCCAACCGCTGGTCTGCACTTTACCAGAGAAGTGTTGAAGCGTCTTGAACTGAAAGGCGTAGATGTAGCTCCGGTAACCTTGCACGTTGGTTTGGGTACTTTCCGTCAGGTAGACGTGGAAGACTTGACCAAGCATAAAATGGATTCTGAGCAGTTCTTCGTGAATGAAACAACCGCTCAGATTGTAAACAAAGCTTTGGATTCCAAGAAACGCGTATGTGCGGTAGGAACCACTACCATGCGTGCGCTGGAATCATCTGTTTCTGCCAACAGCCGCCTGAAGCCAAACGAAGGCTGGACAGATAAATTCGTGTTCCCTCCGTATGATTTCAAAATTGCGAACAGCCTGATCACCAACTTCCACATGCCTGAGTCTACGCTGTTGATGATGGCTGCTGCCTTTGGTGGTTACGAGTTGATCATGGAAGCCTACAACACCGCTATCAAAGAGAAATATAAGTTCTTCAGCTACGGAGACGTAATGCTGATTCTCTAA
- a CDS encoding ABC transporter permease has translation MLYLRLVYESFQFAWQALRSNLLRTVLSLLGVTIGIFAIISVFTIVDSLERSIRDSMSFVGERIIYVEKFPWIFSDHSDVPWWKFMQRPPATMREYKYMEEQLENAEGVALVSRRGGNTFKHRNNSMSGIMLQGVTKDFNKVAEVPIEEGRFFTQQEVDGSRNVIIVGAEVAENLFPNSSAVGGDIRIRGQKFKVIGVMEKQGAGLFEGMPTNDKNAYVPFGAFGKMFAGGPRGIQPVLMIKGLVDDVGLQNLEYEVKGKMRTVRGLKPYQEDNFAINRSEMMADAIGEMFSIIGIAGWVIGGFSILVGGFGIANIMFVSVKERTNIIGIQKSLGAKNFFILFQFLFESVFLSLIGGGVGILLVSLITFIPMGTLEIILTPGNILLGLGVSVVIGVLSGIIPAVIASHLDPVIAIRSK, from the coding sequence ATGCTGTACCTCCGTTTGGTTTATGAGAGTTTCCAGTTTGCGTGGCAGGCCCTTCGGTCTAATTTGCTGCGCACGGTCCTTTCCTTGCTAGGCGTAACCATTGGTATTTTCGCTATTATCTCCGTGTTCACCATTGTGGACTCTCTGGAGCGCAGCATCAGAGACAGTATGAGTTTTGTGGGCGAGCGCATTATTTACGTGGAGAAATTTCCCTGGATATTCAGCGACCACTCAGATGTTCCCTGGTGGAAATTCATGCAACGCCCACCCGCTACCATGCGCGAGTACAAGTACATGGAAGAGCAACTGGAGAACGCAGAGGGCGTGGCGCTGGTCTCCCGGCGGGGCGGAAATACGTTCAAGCATCGCAACAACAGCATGAGCGGCATTATGCTGCAGGGCGTTACCAAAGACTTTAACAAAGTAGCCGAGGTACCCATTGAAGAAGGACGCTTTTTCACCCAGCAGGAAGTAGATGGCTCACGCAATGTGATCATTGTGGGCGCTGAGGTGGCCGAAAACCTTTTCCCAAACTCCAGCGCCGTGGGTGGTGACATCAGAATCAGGGGGCAGAAGTTCAAGGTGATTGGTGTCATGGAAAAACAAGGCGCCGGCTTGTTTGAGGGCATGCCTACCAATGATAAAAACGCCTATGTGCCGTTTGGAGCCTTCGGGAAGATGTTTGCGGGCGGACCAAGGGGCATACAGCCGGTGCTCATGATCAAGGGCTTAGTGGATGACGTAGGCCTGCAAAACCTGGAGTACGAAGTGAAAGGCAAGATGCGCACGGTGCGCGGTCTCAAACCCTACCAGGAAGACAATTTTGCCATTAACCGCTCAGAAATGATGGCCGATGCCATCGGCGAGATGTTCTCCATCATTGGCATTGCGGGCTGGGTAATTGGGGGCTTTTCTATTCTGGTAGGAGGTTTCGGGATTGCCAACATCATGTTCGTGTCAGTGAAAGAGCGCACCAACATCATCGGGATTCAGAAGTCATTAGGCGCGAAAAACTTCTTCATTCTGTTCCAGTTCCTGTTTGAATCAGTGTTTCTAAGCCTGATTGGGGGTGGAGTGGGCATCTTGCTGGTGTCTTTGATAACCTTTATCCCCATGGGTACGTTGGAGATTATCCTTACGCCCGGCAACATTCTCCTAGGGTTGGGCGTATCGGTCGTGATTGGCGTACTTTCAGGCATTATTCCGGCGGTCATTGCTTCCCATCTGGACCCCGTAATTGCCATCAGGTCTAAATAG